In Solanum pennellii chromosome 7, SPENNV200, the following are encoded in one genomic region:
- the LOC107026359 gene encoding uncharacterized oxidoreductase At1g06690, chloroplastic: MALHLSIGCLCCLSPMRGQKQKIRGVAAESSVKLNSEEEEKVKLGGSDLKVTKLGIGAWSWGDTSYWNNFEWDDKKLKAAKTAFDASIDSGITFIDTAEVYGSRFSFGAINSETLLGRFIKERKEKDPEVEVAVATKFAALPWRLGRQSVLAALKDSLARMELSSVDLYQLHWPGIWGNEGYIDGLGDAVEQGLVKAVGVSNYSEKRLRDAYEQLKRRGIPLASNQVNYSLIYRLPEQNGVKAACDELGVTLIAYSPIAQGALTGKYTPENPPTGPRGQIYTPEVLTKLQPLINRIKEIGESYNKTSTQVVLNWLIAQENVVPIPGAKNAEQAKEFGGALGWRLTQQEIDQLRSLASEVKPVVGFPVEKL; this comes from the exons ATGGCTTTGCATTTGAGCATTGGGTGTTTGTGTTGTTTAAGCCCAATGAGGGGTCAGAAACAGAAAATCAGAGGTGTAGCAGCTGAGAGTAGTGTTAAACTTAActcagaagaagaagaaaaggtgAAGCTTGGTGGCTCTGATTTGAAGGTAACTAAGCTTGGAATTGGGGCTTGGTCTTGGGGTGACACAAGCTATTGGAACAACTTCGAATGGGATG ATAAGAAACTTAAGGCTGCAAAGACTGCTTTTGATGCTAGCATTGATTCTGGAATCACATTCATCGATACTGCTGAGGTTTATGGTTCAAGG TTCTCATTCGGTGCGATAAATTCTGAAACACTACTAGGAAG ATTCAtcaaggaaagaaaagaaaaagatccaGAGGTGGAGGTTGCTGTTGCAACTAAATTTGCTGCATTACCATGGAGGCTTGGTCGTCAAAGTGTCCTAGCGGCCCTAAAAGATTCTCTTGCACGTATGGAACTTTCTTCAGTTGATCTTTATCAACTTCACTG GCCAGGAATATGGGGAAATGAAG GTTATATTGACGGTTTAGGAGATGCAGTGGAGCAGGGCCTTGTAAAAGCTGTGGGAGTATCTAACTATAGTG AAAAGCGTCTTCGCGATGCATATGAGCAGCTGAAGAGGAGAGGTATTCCACTAGCTTCAAATCAAGTCAATTATAGTCTGATATACAGGTTGCCTGAGCAAAATGGTGTCAAGGCCGCCTGTGATGAATTGGGAGTCACGTTGATTGCATATTCACCCATTGCTCAAG GAGCTTTGACTGGAAAATATACTCCAGAAAATCCTCCCACTGGCCCTCGCGGACAGATCTATACTCCTGAAGTTCTTACCAAA TTGCAGCCACTCATAAATAGAATAAAGGAGATTGGAGAAAGCTACAATAAGACTTCAACGCAG GTGGTCCTGAATTGGTTGATTGCACAGGAGAATGTTGTTCCCATCCCAGGAGCCAAAAATGCAGAGCAGGCTAAAGAATTTGGTGGTGCATTGGGTTGGAGACTAACCCAACAAGAAATAGACCAACTTCGTTCATTGGCATCAGAAGTAAAACCTGTTGTTGGTTTCCCTGTCGAAAAGTTGTAA